From the genome of Vibrio porteresiae DSM 19223, one region includes:
- a CDS encoding arsenate reductase/protein-tyrosine-phosphatase family protein: protein MQQYITGSRVTVLVLGEDTRSFLSVVRCLGAADYDVHVVCYDKTSPALASKYITSAKFYNYQALTAEDWLESVLALIERYQFDLIIPCDERAIYPLWSAKDRLPMHTQLAIANQEALDCLFDKWKTKQVAQSCGVATAQGHVDCLQQMQFAHLVQQYGLPFVIKPLQSFEESKLSQRQKVAIIRSETEFDDYRKSVDEQQPFLIEAYFAGNGEGLSVFAIEGEVYAAFAHERVAEPSSGGGSSYRKSIPLDKALLDATAKMCQATHLTGVAMFEFRRSAEGDWILVEVNARFWGSLPLAIYAKVDFPKLYADYLVSHHVPDRKYLHYSPVLARALTADIYEIKREYEQLCKTQTAWRARGHLIKRLLQILNVVTPRETIDTLQWRDVGPFRAEVCSLLDTLVMARVRKLSWVVRWRRHHAQQTLAKLFKQNPKRRILFVCYGNIMRSPFAAACFHDQAALQRIPLDWDSFGFHLIEQRACPDVASQAALTLGEDLTTHQSKWLSQYDIHDTDIVIYFDQQNLGKLSAYYQVNHAFCAADLLDNQFPNLVDIDDPYGRGSDNVVDCYTKIANSVAGLLNVYKGAVQ, encoded by the coding sequence ATGCAGCAATACATCACTGGTAGCCGAGTAACTGTTTTGGTTTTAGGGGAAGACACCCGCAGTTTTCTCTCTGTTGTGCGCTGTTTAGGCGCTGCAGATTACGACGTGCATGTGGTTTGCTACGACAAAACCAGCCCAGCGCTGGCGAGTAAATACATTACTTCGGCCAAATTTTATAACTATCAAGCGCTCACTGCTGAAGATTGGCTAGAGAGTGTTCTTGCGCTTATCGAACGTTATCAGTTTGACCTGATTATTCCCTGTGATGAAAGGGCGATTTATCCCCTTTGGTCTGCAAAAGACCGTTTACCAATGCACACTCAACTCGCCATTGCCAATCAAGAGGCACTCGATTGTCTGTTTGATAAATGGAAAACCAAACAAGTGGCTCAATCCTGTGGGGTAGCAACGGCGCAAGGTCATGTGGACTGTTTACAACAGATGCAGTTTGCCCATTTAGTGCAGCAGTATGGATTGCCTTTTGTGATCAAACCCTTGCAGTCCTTTGAAGAGTCCAAATTAAGCCAGCGTCAAAAGGTAGCGATTATTCGCAGTGAAACCGAATTTGATGACTATCGAAAATCAGTGGATGAGCAGCAGCCTTTTTTAATTGAAGCCTATTTTGCTGGTAACGGGGAAGGGCTCTCTGTTTTTGCTATTGAAGGCGAAGTCTATGCTGCTTTTGCTCATGAGCGTGTGGCTGAACCCAGCTCTGGCGGGGGCAGCTCTTATCGCAAGAGCATTCCTCTAGACAAGGCGTTACTGGATGCCACAGCTAAGATGTGCCAAGCCACGCACCTCACTGGTGTGGCGATGTTTGAGTTTCGTCGCAGCGCAGAGGGAGATTGGATTTTGGTGGAAGTGAATGCGCGTTTTTGGGGATCTCTGCCTTTAGCGATTTATGCCAAAGTGGATTTTCCAAAACTCTATGCCGATTACTTAGTCTCCCATCACGTACCTGATCGTAAGTATCTGCACTATTCTCCCGTCTTGGCTCGTGCTTTGACTGCCGATATTTATGAAATAAAACGAGAGTATGAGCAGCTGTGTAAAACCCAAACCGCGTGGCGTGCTCGGGGGCATCTGATCAAACGATTGCTGCAAATTTTGAATGTGGTGACGCCACGGGAAACCATAGATACCTTGCAATGGCGCGATGTGGGGCCGTTTCGTGCCGAAGTGTGCTCGCTACTCGATACGCTAGTGATGGCGAGAGTGCGTAAGCTCAGTTGGGTGGTGCGTTGGCGTCGACATCATGCACAGCAAACCTTAGCGAAACTGTTTAAACAGAATCCTAAACGGCGCATCCTTTTTGTCTGTTATGGCAACATTATGCGCAGCCCTTTTGCGGCGGCCTGTTTTCATGACCAAGCTGCTTTGCAACGCATTCCTCTCGATTGGGACTCTTTTGGTTTTCATCTTATCGAACAGCGCGCGTGTCCTGATGTGGCGTCTCAAGCGGCTCTCACATTAGGTGAAGACCTTACTACGCATCAGTCAAAATGGCTGAGCCAATATGATATCCACGACACCGATATTGTGATCTATTTTGACCAGCAGAATCTAGGCAAGCTCAGTGCCTATTATCAAGTTAACCACGCTTTTTGCGCTGCAGATTTGCTCGATAATCAATTCCCTAACTTGGTGGATATTGACGATCCTTACGGCCGTGGCAGTGACAATGTTGTGGATTGTTATACCAAGATTGCGAATTCAGTGGCTGGGCTACTGAATGTGTATAAAGGAGCAGTGCAGTAA
- a CDS encoding GNAT family N-acetyltransferase — MLLRDRFGVQVEWYKNPDRAWLASAWIDLESRSSANFFLSWLWIGTWLDCFVKEFTLIEAKLNGQTVGLGIVVTKNHMLSNRWWRKQHFLHRTGSQQEDQIWIEYNDFLIADESSEAIREAMCASVTGWLAPNDTFVVGASIPEKFHALKAFGLAERTVWETRNYFLDLDELRVKHQTLLQYLSRNSRYGISRSLREYSQLGEVIIDTAKSVEQALALFTLAKPLHLARWGSSNSGSGMANPLFVMFHEKLIQKGMATGQIELHHIRAGNETIGIIYNFHYRGVVYFYLGAMNYCHQSTHFKPGLVSHYLLINKAVNEGVSIYDFMGGQARYKSTFSNQEGNLAVSRYGHPGAFMSVENFARELKHRL; from the coding sequence ATGCTCCTTAGGGATCGTTTTGGTGTGCAAGTCGAGTGGTATAAAAATCCGGATAGAGCTTGGTTAGCGAGTGCGTGGATCGATTTGGAAAGTCGGTCTTCGGCTAATTTTTTCTTAAGTTGGCTGTGGATTGGCACTTGGCTTGACTGCTTTGTCAAAGAGTTCACGCTCATCGAAGCCAAGTTGAATGGGCAAACGGTCGGCTTGGGCATTGTGGTCACCAAAAACCACATGTTGTCGAATCGGTGGTGGCGCAAACAGCATTTTTTGCATCGCACCGGTTCCCAGCAAGAGGACCAAATCTGGATCGAATACAACGATTTTTTAATTGCCGATGAGTCGAGCGAGGCGATACGGGAAGCCATGTGTGCCAGTGTGACTGGCTGGTTAGCGCCCAATGATACCTTTGTGGTGGGAGCCAGTATCCCGGAAAAATTTCATGCGCTTAAAGCCTTTGGCTTAGCGGAACGAACCGTGTGGGAAACGCGCAATTATTTTTTGGATTTGGATGAGTTACGCGTTAAACATCAAACACTTTTGCAATATCTATCCCGGAATTCGCGCTACGGTATAAGCCGCAGCTTGCGGGAATATAGTCAGCTTGGAGAGGTAATTATCGACACCGCCAAAAGTGTTGAACAGGCGCTCGCTCTATTTACGTTGGCAAAACCGCTGCATTTGGCGCGGTGGGGAAGCAGTAACAGTGGCAGTGGTATGGCTAATCCGCTGTTTGTTATGTTTCACGAAAAGTTGATTCAAAAAGGCATGGCAACAGGGCAAATTGAACTGCACCATATCCGAGCGGGTAATGAAACGATTGGGATCATTTACAACTTTCACTATCGAGGTGTGGTCTACTTTTATTTAGGCGCGATGAACTATTGCCACCAGAGTACGCACTTTAAGCCTGGGTTGGTTTCCCACTATCTGCTGATTAATAAAGCCGTTAACGAAGGGGTCAGTATCTATGACTTCATGGGTGGGCAGGCGCGCTATAAATCAACGTTTTCTAATCAAGAGGGCAACCTTGCGGTGTCTCGTTATGGGCATCCTGGCGCCTTTATGAGCGTGGAAAACTTTGCTCGAGAATTGAAACATCGACTGTAA
- a CDS encoding oligosaccharide flippase family protein — MIENLNKKIAIGYLWNLASKWITRFIGIISTLILVRVLNPIDFGIATLANIVMALFVMLAEVGTDKYVIKSQSCTNELLNSAWSLNIALKLGCGLFIALLSFYVADFIHEPLLTNVLLVCSVIPVIGALKNVGLLNYERELNYRPLTQLSVLVKLTVFPITIGLALWLKSYWALVIGTLMSEVITVLGSYWIHPYRPKWSSRQWSEQWHFSKWMVVSTTTGYLRSRLDAFLLGRFLPSNAVGLYRVSQEFAWLPFSELIAPATRSFYAGLTQLIDDKEALTHQLCRYLALAYLLVVPSAAGIYVLQDEIVSVVMGEKWADAAPVLGLLSLLMLSMPLNIALQSLLTHMSKLSYLVWIDVVMIVAIGASFSLLYQQGITLLATYTLARVALVVVFIALLLLVYKAVLHVALTRVLAVLLLPMLPSGVMYAVVALLKSALAFNPLLNLLILAVVGMAMFIPLMVLLIWGAKAWIPEYQYVLELLANVRNTVLKNRVTSQS; from the coding sequence ATGATAGAAAACTTAAATAAAAAGATCGCAATCGGTTATTTATGGAACCTAGCTTCTAAATGGATTACGCGCTTTATCGGTATTATTAGCACGTTAATTTTGGTTAGAGTACTTAATCCTATCGATTTCGGTATCGCTACGTTAGCCAATATTGTGATGGCTCTATTTGTGATGTTAGCGGAAGTGGGTACCGATAAATATGTAATTAAGTCTCAATCTTGCACCAACGAATTACTTAATAGTGCGTGGTCACTCAATATTGCGCTTAAATTAGGATGTGGATTATTTATCGCGTTGCTCTCATTTTATGTCGCGGACTTCATCCATGAACCGCTATTAACGAATGTGTTATTGGTTTGCAGCGTGATTCCTGTTATTGGCGCGCTAAAAAACGTGGGCCTATTAAATTACGAGCGTGAATTAAATTATCGTCCGCTGACTCAATTATCGGTGTTGGTGAAATTAACCGTGTTTCCTATCACGATTGGTTTGGCGCTGTGGCTAAAAAGTTACTGGGCCTTGGTTATCGGCACCTTGATGAGTGAAGTCATCACGGTACTAGGCTCCTATTGGATTCATCCATATCGGCCTAAGTGGTCGAGCCGCCAATGGTCTGAGCAGTGGCATTTCTCCAAGTGGATGGTGGTATCGACAACGACTGGGTATCTACGCTCTCGGCTTGATGCGTTTTTGTTAGGGCGGTTTTTACCTTCGAATGCGGTGGGGCTTTATCGCGTCAGCCAAGAGTTTGCTTGGTTGCCCTTTTCCGAGTTAATCGCTCCCGCTACGCGTTCGTTTTACGCTGGCTTAACCCAGTTAATTGATGACAAAGAGGCGCTGACCCATCAGCTCTGTCGTTATTTGGCGTTAGCTTATCTGCTCGTCGTTCCCTCGGCGGCAGGCATCTATGTGCTGCAAGATGAGATTGTGAGCGTTGTGATGGGTGAAAAATGGGCCGATGCGGCGCCAGTTCTTGGGCTACTGAGCCTTTTGATGCTCTCTATGCCGCTCAATATTGCGCTGCAAAGTTTGTTAACCCACATGTCGAAACTCAGCTATTTGGTTTGGATCGACGTGGTCATGATCGTGGCTATCGGGGCGAGTTTTTCCCTCCTTTATCAGCAAGGTATTACCTTACTCGCTACCTACACTTTGGCGCGTGTGGCTTTGGTGGTGGTGTTTATTGCGCTGCTTTTGTTGGTGTACAAGGCGGTTTTGCATGTGGCACTGACAAGAGTTTTAGCGGTGTTACTGCTGCCAATGTTACCCAGTGGCGTGATGTATGCGGTGGTGGCGCTATTAAAATCAGCGTTGGCTTTTAATCCATTGCTCAATCTGCTGATCCTTGCGGTGGTGGGCATGGCGATGTTTATTCCGTTAATGGTGCTGCTCATTTGGGGCGCAAAAGCATGGATTCCCGAATATCAATACGTACTGGAGTTACTGGCGAATGTCCGCAACACCGTGCTTAAAAATCGAGTAACAAGTCAGTCTTAA